A single window of Coffea eugenioides isolate CCC68of chromosome 7, Ceug_1.0, whole genome shotgun sequence DNA harbors:
- the LOC113778409 gene encoding histone H3.3, whose protein sequence is MARTKQTARKSTGGKAPRKQLATKAARKSAPTTGGVKKPHRYRPGTVALREIRKYQKSTELLIRKLPFQRLVREIAQDFKTDLRFQSHAVLALQEAAEAYLVGLFEDTNLCAIHAKRVTIMPKDIQLARRIRGERA, encoded by the exons ATGGCTCGTACCAAGCAAACTGCTCGTAAGTCAACTGGAGGAAAGGCTCCTAGGAAGCAACTCGCTACCAAG GCTGCTCGCAAGTCTGCCCCAACTACTGGTGGAGTGAAAAAGCCCCACAGATACCGCCCTGGTACTGTTGCTCTTCG TGAAATCCGTAAGTACCAGAAGAGTACTGAGCTCTTGATCAGGAAGCTTCCTTTCCAGAGGCTTGTCAGAGAAATTGCTCAGGACTTCAAG ACTGATCTCCGTTTCCAGAGCCATGCAGTCCTTGCATTGCAGGAGGCAGCTGAGGCATACCTTGTGGGTCTGTTTGAGGACACAAATCTGTGCGCCATTCACGCCAAACGTGTCACAATCATGCCCAAGGACATTCAGCTGGCAAGGAGGATCAGGGGCGAACGTGCTTAA